The Anolis carolinensis isolate JA03-04 chromosome 2, rAnoCar3.1.pri, whole genome shotgun sequence genome contains the following window.
CTGATAAGGGTGTTAAAAGAATTCATTGTGAAGAATGATGTTGTCAAGTTACCAGTGCTTATTTCCCAATATTCCATCAAAATGTAATTATATTCCTAAAAGGTCCTGAAAAATCAAAACTACTTTTAGTTTCTACTGGTATATAGACTGCACAATATGTTAGTACAACAACTAAATGATGACAGAAATATTTAGTTTGTTGCACACATTGTGGTTTGctacaaaatgcaaaaatatagtTTTTTTAAACATACAGGCTCCAGTAAAGTAGTGTTGAAAATTTAGATCTCTATAGCTTTTCTGGACGTATAAAAATGTTGTGTAAAAATAACTCTCTCcttatattctttaaaaaaacatgctACAATAATTGCAGCACATACATTCCATAGATGGATCATTATAATTAAACTACATGGTGCAGTGTAAATATAAAATATCCATGCCTGCTTGTCTAAAGTATTAAAATAGGCTTGCTATTTATATaactcaaaataaatgtattatttaacCAAGCTATTTTTGCTTCCTTACCCAATGGTTCATTCTCCAATTGCTAGTATAAACCTCTCAGCATATGATGTGATTGAACACAAACTGTTCAAACTGAAAATAACATTTGACACTAGCTTCCTGATGAATAATGATTTATGACACATCTACAAAGCCATCCAATGTATTCTGAAAAACCTCAAATCAACACCTACAATAACAAAAGACATCCAGTATTATTGAACCAGCTCCAGCAATGTTTCTTAAGACAATACTTACAAGATACAACAACAATACTGTGATTGATTCAACATTACAGTGGGAGGGACCACACCATCACTTTTTAAACAATACTGAACACGTTTGTTGTGATTTAAGCATACACATACCCAAGCCAACTCTATGACATTTACATCCCAACTGAAAGGCTCCAAATGAATATGCAAAGACTCCAGTAAGTTCATGGAGCTCCCCATGAGCATGAACTTCCCCATTCATGAAAGTGTCagcaatattttgaaaacatgagAAGCTTTTTGTAATACTGAAGTGAATTGGGGAGCTCCTCTTCTTAAAGAGCCTCATATATTCTTTGGAGCTGGATGGAGATACGGATTGAGGAACTGAAGAAGGTGATATTATTTTTCACAGTCAGTGATGAGAAGGCTAGGGCAGGATTTTGTTAAGCTGGTCTGTGCTCACATAACCACATGACACCATGAATTCCTTGTCTGGCACAGGGAGAGATGTTGCGCTGAGCACAAGGCCTTGTGGAGACTGTACTACATGAATGGATGTATAGTCTGCCACTGGCATTTCAGAACTTTCTGGTAATTCTTCGTCTTCTGCTGCAGTCACAGGGTTCACAGCACTAGTGGTAAGGCTCTCGGTGACAATGTAAGCACCCTCAGAAAAGCTCTGGTCTTGAACTTCTGGCTCAGCCTCTTTATGAGGTGGCACAATGACACATTTTTTCACATCTGTTTCACAGAAATATGCACTGTCCATGGCAATGCTTGGTTGGCATTGTGTAACTGGTTCCTTTCCAGCCTCGCTTTGGATTTTTGCCATCTTCATTTTTTGCCCTGGGGAGAGCACAACACTTCCTCCTGGTGTAATGTCACTCACTTGTgtataaaagtcaatgtttgccACTGAACTCTGGTTGCTTAGCTGGGTTTGAACTGGTGGGCTTGTCATCTCATTACTGTCAGTGGCAGAAGCATGCGCTTTTGGCTGCTGGGTTTTGGCTGGATTATCAGGTGACAGCTGAGTTGGTGATTCATCAAAGCTTGACGATGGCTTCTCACTGTCTTTTTGTTCAAGGCACAATAGATCTTTTTCTTTGTCACTTGTCTTTTTGGACTGGTCGATGTCTGAGGTTCCATCACATGTATCACTCACGCTGAAGTCAGTTTCGGGGATATCAGGTTCGCAGCAGCTTGCTCGGCCAGAATCATCATCTCTTACTGCCAGGCAACCATGGGTCTTCAGGTGGTCATCACCAAGCAGCCTGTCAGTATCTGAGCCTTCGGTCCTCTCTTCATTCTCTTCTATATCCAGCTCAATAAATTCCACCCAAGAGTCCTCCCCATACAGCTGGGGCATGTAGCTTCCATGACTGGCTAAGATGGAATTGACTTCATCCAGTTTTCCTTTCTACAgagaacacattttaaaatagcattaaCATTGGAACAGTTATGAAGTGTTTAAATATGGCAgtactgtatgtgttttattgggaaaagagaaaaaaaatcatcaatCTGTATTCTAGAACTGAAAACGGATTCCAACATATTCTTGTGATTGTGAAGGAGAGGATGGGTAGTGTTTAAAAAGATCTTGTCCAGGAGAAAAATTATTAAGAGtttattttattcagctgaaaTATTCTCTCTTAATTATAGTAGAAAGAGTAACAAAATGTATGATATTTAAGAAAACACAACTGATTTTTAACTATTTATTAGTTCCTCCTGTATATCAGAAgctaattgtatgttatatgtcCCTTTGGTTGAGCTTTCCCCTCAAGGTAGTATATAAACTCTAAAATTCAATTGCTAACTTCAGCAGATGTAGGCCTATCAAACATACTGATAGATACTACACCAGGACTTATATAAATGATTGAATTAGTCAactctagcaattggatttatatCTTGGCTTAACCTATTCTTATTTAAAGCATGACCTTTTACTCTCTTTTGCCATAATAAGCATTTTAAATTTGCCCCCTTGTCTCCAGAAGTTAATTCTATGCCTACATCACAGGAAAGGTTACTGGGTTCCTAAAAGAAACACAAGCTTAATTTATGGTGGTTGTGATGAATCTTTTTATAGTTCAAAAAGCCCTCTGTCACAGTTTCAAAGTTTAATAGTGAAACATATGCAAGGCAACTTATATGGTTTTCTAACATTTGGGGTCTAGTGGTGGAATAACTTACAACACTGCTTCACTAAAACCTTCATAGTAGGAGTAGGAGCTGCAAAGAGGGTCCAGAACTCTCCCAATGATCCCCTTTTGGGGTGGATGGCACCAGAGGCCATGCCCATGTCCTCTGATGTCATGGGATCCCTTGATATAGAATTGGCTGAAACACTGCTTTTGAAAACTTTGGACAGCAAGcagtcttcttttcctctttgctTTCCCTGCATGAGACAGATGAAGGGAGAGCAAAGCTAGTGGAGCACCAGCCATACAACTTAAAAGGGCTAGCATAGTGGTTACAATTTTAGTTATTCCTTGTCTTCCACATAGGTAGAATCAAAGCAACTGCACTGCAGATTTTAATGTGTAGTTCAGTGGCTCTTGTATTCTGCCTCTTTTAAGGATGTGGCGTTTTGAAGATAAGCAACCAGGGACAGTCTATGAGCCAGTTTAGGGAACTGCTATGGACTGGATTGGGGGTTTATAGTCCAGGGGTTCCCCCACTCTTGTTATATAGAATTTAACTGTTTCTGAAAATCTTACTAGTAGTGGAAGATT
Protein-coding sequences here:
- the ghr gene encoding growth hormone receptor isoform X2, translated to MTFCILIYTIAVMNSSHATPSSTAPPERPQIVKCRSPEMETFSCYWTVGNFPNFTTPGTLHLLYSKRQAGVEELRECPDYVTSGENSCYFNTSYTSVWVPYCIKLADKTQMYDEKCLRVEDIVIPDPPVGLNWTVLNTSPIGIHTDILVTWKPPPSADVKNGWITLNYHLQYREVNETKWIEREAKDATKIPVYALKTCRDYEIRIQAKASGGVYGEFSEVLYVSFGSMGLVPCEEELPVPWPLVMAFGTLGLMVMLSLVLFSKQQKLKILILPPVPVPKIKGIDPDLLKKGKLDEVNSILASHGSYMPQLYGEDSWVEFIELDIEENEERTEGSDTDRLLGDDHLKTHGCLAVRDDDSGRASCCEPDIPETDFSVSDTCDGTSDIDQSKKTSDKEKDLLCLEQKDSEKPSSSFDESPTQLSPDNPAKTQQPKAHASATDSNEMTSPPVQTQLSNQSSVANIDFYTQVSDITPGGSVVLSPGQKMKMAKIQSEAGKEPVTQCQPSIAMDSAYFCETDVKKCVIVPPHKEAEPEVQDQSFSEGAYIVTESLTTSAVNPVTAAEDEELPESSEMPVADYTSIHVVQSPQGLVLSATSLPVPDKEFMVSCGYVSTDQLNKILP
- the ghr gene encoding growth hormone receptor isoform X1, producing MDLRLLLFALALVSVTDSFPTSSAPPERPQIVKCRSPEMETFSCYWTVGNFPNFTTPGTLHLLYSKRQAGVEELRECPDYVTSGENSCYFNTSYTSVWVPYCIKLADKTQMYDEKCLRVEDIVIPDPPVGLNWTVLNTSPIGIHTDILVTWKPPPSADVKNGWITLNYHLQYREVNETKWIEREAKDATKIPVYALKTCRDYEIRIQAKASGGVYGEFSEVLYVSFGSMGLVPCEEELPVPWPLVMAFGTLGLMVMLSLVLFSKQQKLKILILPPVPVPKIKGIDPDLLKKGKLDEVNSILASHGSYMPQLYGEDSWVEFIELDIEENEERTEGSDTDRLLGDDHLKTHGCLAVRDDDSGRASCCEPDIPETDFSVSDTCDGTSDIDQSKKTSDKEKDLLCLEQKDSEKPSSSFDESPTQLSPDNPAKTQQPKAHASATDSNEMTSPPVQTQLSNQSSVANIDFYTQVSDITPGGSVVLSPGQKMKMAKIQSEAGKEPVTQCQPSIAMDSAYFCETDVKKCVIVPPHKEAEPEVQDQSFSEGAYIVTESLTTSAVNPVTAAEDEELPESSEMPVADYTSIHVVQSPQGLVLSATSLPVPDKEFMVSCGYVSTDQLNKILP